TTAATTGGATATCCAAAAGCTCCAGTAGAAATGGCAGGAAAACCAATTGATTCAATTTCATTTTCTTCGGCAATTTCTAAACTATTTTTATAACTTTTATTAAGCAATTCAGCTTCAGGTTTATCCACTCCATAAACAGGACCTAAAGTGTGAATTACATATTCATTAGGAAGATTATGTCCCCCAGTAATAACAGCTTCTCCTACCTGTATAGGTGCAAGAGGTTCACATTCTTTTTCAAGCCCAGGGCCAGCTGCTCTATGAACTGCACCTGCAACTCCGCCACCAATCTTAAGCTGAGCATTAGCCGCATTGACAATTGCCTCCAAATCATTTTGACGCACTATATCTCCCTGAACTAATTCAAGAGTGACATTGTCAATTTTAAGCTTCATTAATTAACCTCCTTTATTTTTAAGCCAATTTCAAAGCAATTTCCATCATATCAGTAAAAGTTTTTTCCCGGGCACCTGCCGATAACTCTTCCCCGCTAATTATTGAATCACTAACTGTTAGAATTGATAATGCATTTACATCATATTTAGCTGCTAGAGTATATAATTCAGCAGTTTCCATTTCTAAAGCCATAACTCCATATTTTGCCCACTTTTTCCAGTGATCAGGATTATCATGATAAAATTTATCCTCACTTAATACATCTCCTACTTTAACTTTAGTACCATTTTCCTGAGCAATTTTATAGGCTTTTAACAAAAGATTAAAATCAGGAGTCGGGGCATAATCCCCACCATTAAATCGTTTTTCATTCATACCAGAAGTAGTGGAGGCACCACCTGCCAGGATTACATCTCTTAATTTTGCATTTTCATTAATTGAACCACATGAACCAACTCGCACTAAATTTTGTACTCCGTAATCTTTAATTAACTCATTGGCATAAATTGAAATAGATGGCATACCCATTCCAGTACCCTGAACAGAAATTTTATTGCCATTATATTTACCTGTATATCCTAACATTCCTCTTACTTCATTATAACATTCTATATCTTCTAGATAATTTTCAGCTATAAATTTTGCTCTCATTGGATCTCCAGGCAATAGAATTGTATCAGCTATTTCTCCCTTTTCTGCACCAATATGAACTGTCATATTAACAACCTCCTCTAAGTTTTTTTCCTTTTTTATATTTCTATAAAATATCTTAAATTCCTTTTTGAAAATATTTTTCCATTCTTGCAAATACTCCCTCCCAGGAGAGTTTACGAACAGCACTTTTCAATTTTTCATTTTCAAAAAATCTATTTTTTTGACTTTTATCAATTTGTTTTTCAAGACCCATCATTAATCTCTTTTCAAAACCTGTTAAGTCCTCTTTTTGGGGAATATCAGCATTTTCTAAAGTTGGTAACTCTATATATTCAATAACTTCACTTTGATTTATTTTATTTCCCAGCCAATTTTTAAGACCGGGTAAATCTGTAGTCACAACTCTTAAACCTGAGGCTAAGGCTTCGATCACAACCAGGGCCAACCCTTCATAAAATGATGGCAAACAAAAAATATCACTTTTTCGAAAAATTTCCCCTAATTTTTGCTGGGGTACTGAACCAGGCATCTCTATCTTAGATTCACTCATATTAACTAATCTTTTAATTTCTTCAAATTCCCTACCATTACCTTCTCCTAATAATTTTAACCTTATATTTTCACCTATTTTTGAATTTAATCTTTCAAAAGCTTTTACTAGAAATTTTACTCCTTTTGCATAACTTAATTTTCCTGCATATACTATTGTAATTTCTTCATTATTTTTTTTGATTTTCTCAGACTCATAAAATATTTCTTTATCATAACCTGCTCCTATAACAATAATTTTATTTTCATCTATATTATAAAGCCGATTTATTTGTTTTTTTTGATATTTATTTAAAGCAAATACCATATCTAAGCCCTGACAGCCTTCTAATACTTGATTTTTAAACTTACTAACCTTTTTTAATTGTCTTAAGCCAGTTCCATGAGAAATTGCTATTATTCTAATATTTGGATTTAATTTTCTAACAAGAGAAGTTAAAATCCATAAATGATGAGTTATAATTATATCTGGCCTAAACTCTTTAACAGCTTTTTTAATAACTTTGCTAAAATTATTTTTATATTTTTCTAACATATTATCTGTTAAATCTTTATATCTGGTACTGGGATAAGGCATTACATCACTCATTCCTACAACTGGAAAAGATAATTCATCATTATTAAATTTTACAGGATAAAAATTTTCTTTATTAATATTACCTAAATCAACTTTTTCAATTTCAGCAGGTATTCCTGAAATCACTGCCTGTTTATATCCCTTTTTATTAGCTTCTTTTAATACTGATTGAAGATAAATACCACTTCCGGTTTTTTCAGGTCTCTGTGATAAAATATGTAATATTCTTTTCAATTATTATATCCCTCCTATCTCTAATACTTCTTTAATTTGTAGAGGCACTTCTTTAACTTCACATTTTCTTTTATGTTTAAGCTTTTTATTATATATATCTTCAAGTCCTCGATGGATTTCTATACCAGTTAATTTATTTAACTTTTTAATAACCTGAGAATAATCCTCTTCTACTTCTCTTCCCTCTATTGCCTCTAAAACAGATTTGCTAAATTTATATGGATTGGCAGTAGAATCAATGATAGTAGGAGTATAATCAAAACTTTCTTTTTTATAAGCTTTAAGACAACTATACCCTACTCCAGTATGAGGATCAATTAAATAACCATAGCTGTTATATACATCTTTAATTGAATTCCTAACTTCTTTTTCAGAAGCAGATTTGCCAACAAATAAATTTTGGATTTCAGCTAAAGTATTTGAGTCAATTCTAAATACTTCTTTTTCTTTTAAATTCTTGTACCATTTATTTATTTTTTTACTATTATGGCCGGTTACTTCAAATAGAAAACGTTCTAAATTAGAGGAAATCAAAATATCCATTGAGGGACTTATTGTTTTTTTGAATTCACGATTTATGTTATATTTTCCCGTCTTCAAAAAATCAGCCAAAACTTTATTTTCATTAGTGGCACAGATAAATTTATTAACAGGCAATCCCATTTTATAGGCATAATAACCAGCAAGTATATTCCCAAAATTACCAGTAGGAACAGTTATATTTATTTTTTCCCCTTCATTAATTTTATTGGCATGAAGTAAATGAAAATAACCTGTAAAATAATAAACTATTTGAGGAACAAGTCTCCCCCAATTTATAGAATTAGCAGAGGATAATTTATATCCATTCTTTAATAATAAATTTTTTAATTTTTTATCTCTAAAAACTTCTTTTACTGCATTTTGGCAATCATCAAAATTACCTTTTACTCCTATTACCTCAGTATTATTTCCTGCTGTTGTTAACATCTGATCTTTTTGGACCTGACTTACACCTTTTTCAGGATAAAAAACAATGATTTTAATTCCCTCTACATCCTTAAATCCTTCCAGAGCAGCTTTACCTGTATCCCCAGAAGTAGCTACAAGTATAACTATTTCTTTATTATCCTGATTTTTTTTCACTGATAGTTTTAAAAGATAGGGCATCAATTGTAAAGCAATATCTTTAAAAGCAGCTGTAGGTCCATGCCATAATTCCATAAGATGAGTCTCTTTATCAAAACTAACAATGGGAGTTATCAACTCATCAGGAAAATTATTTTTATTATATGCTTTTTTAACCGCCTTTTTAATCTCATCTTTAGTGAAATCATTCAAAAAATAACTTAAAATCCAACTGGCAATCTTCTGATAATCATCATTTATTTTGCTAAACATTTCATTTTCACTTAATTCAGGGATAGAGTCAGGAACAAACAAACCTCCTTCAGGTACCATTCCCAATTTGATTACTTCAGAAGCATTTAGTAATTTAGAATTTCCTCTGGTACTTATATATTTCATCCTTATCTCTCCCTATTATAATATTAATTTTATTTATCTATACTCTGTACACCTTCATTATCTATTTCAGCAGCTAAACTCATACATTTAATTCCATTATCCAAAAATTTTTCTTTCATCTTTTGGGCTATAAATTGGGCATTATCTTTACTAAAAGCCAATACTGTTGGTCCTGCTCCACTTAAGGCAACACCCAAAGCACCTGCTTCATAACCTGTTTTTATAACTGATTTTAAACCTGGAATTAGTTTTTCGCGATAATTTTGATGTAAACGATCTTCCATAGCTGTTGATAATTTTTGCCAATCTTTATCTACAAAAACTGAGGTTAATAAAGCTGTTCGACTTTGATTAAATAAAGCATCTTGATAATCAACCTTTTCAGGTAAAACTGCTCTCAAATCTTTAGTTTTTAGCTGAAAATCAGGTATTACTAAAATCACTTTTAACCCACTATTTTTTACAGATACTTTTTTATAGTTAAGTTTATTTCCTTTTAACACAGTAATTACATAACCACCTTTAAAAGCTGGAATTACATTATCGGCATGACCTTCAATAGATACCGCCATTTCAAATAATCTTTCCTCACTTAAAGGGGAATTATTAAGTTTATTTAATCCATAAAGAGTTCCAACAATGGCTGTTGCAGAACTACCCAGTCCCCTGGCTATAGGTATTTTACTTTCCTCAATAATTTTCAAATTTTTAATTTCAATTTTACTAACCTTTTGGAATCTTTTTACTGATTTATAAATTAAATTATCAGTATTGGCTATTTCAATTTCTTTTCCCTTTAGTCCTTCTTTTCTTATTTCAATTTCTAATCCCCTTCTATTTTCTTTGAAAATAAAATTGTTATATGATTTTAAGGCCAGACCAAGACAATCAAAACCAGGTCCTAAATTAGCAGAAGTAGCTGGAACTCTAAGTTTTAGCATATTAAACTCACTTCCTTTAATTCTTTATTCTTATATATTATAATTCTTCTCGGATTTTTTTATCAGCCAATTCAACTGCCTTAGCTAATTTTTCCGGGTTAGAACCTCCACCCTGAGCAAAAAATTCATGTCCTCCACCATTTCCCTCAAGTAATTCCATTACTTCACCAATCATCTCATTCATATCTAGTTTTTCTATATTAGCAGCTTTTCCTAATATTAAACGAGAAGTGTTATTATTTTTTTGGCCAAAAATTACAATTGTATCATCATATTCAACAAGTTTATTGGCCATCAGTCTTATATCAGAATAGTCTCCTTCTTCATAAACTTCATTTACCAGCTTATAATTATTGTATTTTTCACTGTTTTTTATTAATTTTTCAACTCTGTAATCTAAGAGTTCATTTTTAAGCTCTTCTACATTCTTTTCTTTATCATCTAATTCACTTTTTAATCTCTCAATTTCAGAATTTATATTTTCGTTTTGTACCCCCAGTATATCACGAGCCTTTGTAATAATATCATTTTTAAAATTATAATCATTTAAAGCTCTTTTTCCACACAAAAATGTTATTCTTGTTCCATCTTTATATTTTTCCTGATCAATAATTGATATTATACCAATCTGCCCTGTATTTTTAAGGTGGGTTCCACCACAGGGAATAACATCTACACCATTTATTTTTACAATTCTTATATTTTCATCCACAACTGCCGCTTTTCTTAATGATAAATCATTCAATTTTTCTTCTCCAGGAAATTCAGAACTAATATTTTCATTTTTGTATATTACTTCATTTATCTTATCTTCAGCTTCTTTAAGTTCTTCATCAGTTAATTCAATATCTGAATCTACAGTAACATGATTTTCTCCTAAATGAAATCCTACAGTCTTTGCATTATACATATCATCAATTAACGCTGATAATACATGCTGTCCTGTATGTTGTTGCATCAAATCAAAACGTCTCTGCCAGTCTATTTTACAATCCAAATTATTTTTTTCTTCCGGTAATTTATCTACAATATGATATACTTCCCCTTTTTCTTCATAAACATATTTTACTTTACTGGAAGCAACACTACCTTTATCAGCCGGTTGTCCCCCACCTTCTGGATAAAAAGCAGTTTTATTTAAAACTAAGTGATATTCTCCTTTTTCCTCTTTATATGAAACAATATCTGCTTTAAAATTTCTTAAAAAAGAATCTTTA
The DNA window shown above is from Halanaerobiales bacterium and carries:
- a CDS encoding macro domain-containing protein — its product is MKLKIDNVTLELVQGDIVRQNDLEAIVNAANAQLKIGGGVAGAVHRAAGPGLEKECEPLAPIQVGEAVITGGHNLPNEYVIHTLGPVYGVDKPEAELLNKSYKNSLEIAEENEIESIGFPAISTGAFGYPI
- the deoD gene encoding purine-nucleoside phosphorylase, encoding MQEWKNIFKKEFKIFYRNIKKEKNLEEVVNMTVHIGAEKGEIADTILLPGDPMRAKFIAENYLEDIECYNEVRGMLGYTGKYNGNKISVQGTGMGMPSISIYANELIKDYGVQNLVRVGSCGSINENAKLRDVILAGGASTTSGMNEKRFNGGDYAPTPDFNLLLKAYKIAQENGTKVKVGDVLSEDKFYHDNPDHWKKWAKYGVMALEMETAELYTLAAKYDVNALSILTVSDSIISGEELSAGAREKTFTDMMEIALKLA
- a CDS encoding glycosyltransferase family 4 protein; translation: MKRILHILSQRPEKTGSGIYLQSVLKEANKKGYKQAVISGIPAEIEKVDLGNINKENFYPVKFNNDELSFPVVGMSDVMPYPSTRYKDLTDNMLEKYKNNFSKVIKKAVKEFRPDIIITHHLWILTSLVRKLNPNIRIIAISHGTGLRQLKKVSKFKNQVLEGCQGLDMVFALNKYQKKQINRLYNIDENKIIVIGAGYDKEIFYESEKIKKNNEEITIVYAGKLSYAKGVKFLVKAFERLNSKIGENIRLKLLGEGNGREFEEIKRLVNMSESKIEMPGSVPQQKLGEIFRKSDIFCLPSFYEGLALVVIEALASGLRVVTTDLPGLKNWLGNKINQSEVIEYIELPTLENADIPQKEDLTGFEKRLMMGLEKQIDKSQKNRFFENEKLKSAVRKLSWEGVFARMEKYFQKGI
- the thrC gene encoding threonine synthase, whose amino-acid sequence is MKYISTRGNSKLLNASEVIKLGMVPEGGLFVPDSIPELSENEMFSKINDDYQKIASWILSYFLNDFTKDEIKKAVKKAYNKNNFPDELITPIVSFDKETHLMELWHGPTAAFKDIALQLMPYLLKLSVKKNQDNKEIVILVATSGDTGKAALEGFKDVEGIKIIVFYPEKGVSQVQKDQMLTTAGNNTEVIGVKGNFDDCQNAVKEVFRDKKLKNLLLKNGYKLSSANSINWGRLVPQIVYYFTGYFHLLHANKINEGEKINITVPTGNFGNILAGYYAYKMGLPVNKFICATNENKVLADFLKTGKYNINREFKKTISPSMDILISSNLERFLFEVTGHNSKKINKWYKNLKEKEVFRIDSNTLAEIQNLFVGKSASEKEVRNSIKDVYNSYGYLIDPHTGVGYSCLKAYKKESFDYTPTIIDSTANPYKFSKSVLEAIEGREVEEDYSQVIKKLNKLTGIEIHRGLEDIYNKKLKHKRKCEVKEVPLQIKEVLEIGGI
- the thrB gene encoding homoserine kinase, which gives rise to MLKLRVPATSANLGPGFDCLGLALKSYNNFIFKENRRGLEIEIRKEGLKGKEIEIANTDNLIYKSVKRFQKVSKIEIKNLKIIEESKIPIARGLGSSATAIVGTLYGLNKLNNSPLSEERLFEMAVSIEGHADNVIPAFKGGYVITVLKGNKLNYKKVSVKNSGLKVILVIPDFQLKTKDLRAVLPEKVDYQDALFNQSRTALLTSVFVDKDWQKLSTAMEDRLHQNYREKLIPGLKSVIKTGYEAGALGVALSGAGPTVLAFSKDNAQFIAQKMKEKFLDNGIKCMSLAAEIDNEGVQSIDK
- a CDS encoding DHHA1 domain-containing protein, yielding MTEKLYYKDSFLRNFKADIVSYKEEKGEYHLVLNKTAFYPEGGGQPADKGSVASSKVKYVYEEKGEVYHIVDKLPEEKNNLDCKIDWQRRFDLMQQHTGQHVLSALIDDMYNAKTVGFHLGENHVTVDSDIELTDEELKEAEDKINEVIYKNENISSEFPGEEKLNDLSLRKAAVVDENIRIVKINGVDVIPCGGTHLKNTGQIGIISIIDQEKYKDGTRITFLCGKRALNDYNFKNDIITKARDILGVQNENINSEIERLKSELDDKEKNVEELKNELLDYRVEKLIKNSEKYNNYKLVNEVYEEGDYSDIRLMANKLVEYDDTIVIFGQKNNNTSRLILGKAANIEKLDMNEMIGEVMELLEGNGGGHEFFAQGGGSNPEKLAKAVELADKKIREEL